Proteins encoded by one window of Methylosinus sp. PW1:
- a CDS encoding DUF1778 domain-containing protein yields the protein MKPSPPLAEVNIHLRAREQDRSLIDQAAELTGTNRSQFMLASALNAAKNVLLDQTTIAADRRAFRKILDWMDAPASAEEDAGMKRLAASRAPWRNG from the coding sequence ATGAAACCCTCGCCGCCGCTCGCCGAAGTCAATATTCACCTGCGCGCTCGCGAGCAGGACCGCTCGCTCATCGACCAGGCGGCCGAATTGACGGGAACCAATCGCTCGCAATTCATGCTCGCCTCCGCCTTGAACGCGGCCAAGAATGTCCTGCTCGATCAGACGACTATCGCGGCGGACCGTCGGGCCTTTCGAAAAATTCTCGATTGGATGGACGCCCCGGCTTCCGCGGAAGAAGACGCGGGCATGAAGCGGCTCGCCGCGAGCAGAGCCCCCTGGCGGAATGGCTGA